ATTAGAATGAAGTTGCACGAAGGTTCAGATGCTAATTGGAAGTAAAGGGTTCCACTAACTGGCTCAAATCTTACTTattggaaaaacatttttttttgaaaatacagaaaatatttgCCACTTGTTCTGGTTGTGTGAGAGAAAATCATGCCATTTTCTAAAGTATTAAACAGTTTTGGCATTTGATGTGCAGGCTACAAGCTCAATTCTAGCCCTGTTGTTAGGACGAATACTCTAGTAACAAGATTGAAGCATTTTCAGAATTTAGCCATATTTTTGTTCTGCATTAGGTGCATGCCTTGTGTAATGAGTTTTCAAATGTGGACAAATATAAATTACAGGGTCAGGTGATTATTCTTTACCCATTATGCATAAAACAGCAAGTTCTTGAGTCTCTTAACGAGTGCTGACAGTGCTGATTTTTTTTTGACACCCGTCctctctatttatttttttttaatgcaaatagtttattattagtagtatacCTTAAATTGTCAGAATTACAGTTtgtacaattacatttaaatttaggtGTGCAAGTGTTGCAAAAGGTAAATATTTAATCTGCTCGTATTCCTTGTCAAATCAACAAGGTGTTATCTTATTTCTCAAATACATTTTCTCAGTAGTTGTCTCTCTTTGTAgactgtaaaattttatttttgaacagttGGTACTTTTCACTGTTTGTGGTCATAACATCTAGCTACTAAATACATGTATTGTGGTCCATATGCATAGAACTAGGGAATTATATCAGCATTACTAGATGGATTAACTCATAAATAGACAACACTTCAGAAGTTACAACCTATTAATTAGTATAGGACTGCACTACTAAAATTAAAGAATGGTTTTAGAATTAACAATGAGACTATTAGATAATCTTAAGACAGATATTTAATTAATCAGAAATTTGCTGTTATTCACGTGCGAAACagaattgtaaataatttttaagatgtatttttCTATATTTCCTTTCTTAGGATCCTCAACAAATCCATGAACAGAAAAGTACGAGACATCGCGTAAGCCTGGTAAGACAAactaatttatttattactttaaaCACACCCCACCCCCACAACATAACACTGAGACAGAAATATGGGTATGCGAGCTTTTAAACACGATAGTAGCTTGAAAATCTGCATTATATAATCACTCCTCTTGTCGCTAGCAGACTCTGTTGTGTGCTGCTGTTATTGGCTAAGAATTGCACCAATCACGTTGAATGGGGTGGACACAAAGTCTGGTCTCCCTCTTGGTATTCTGGAATCAGATGCACTGCTGACTGTTGTGGCCTTACCAACTAGCTAGTTATGGCAGTTGAACTGAAAAAGGTTACTGGTTTTTGTCAGGTTCAACTACATTCTCAATAGGTGGTTTACGGACTTGTTATTTACAGAGGTACTTCAACTCAGACTGATATTTTGGGTAAACAGCTCTTAAAATAGTTAAACTGTTTAGTATATTTGCTTTGGCTGAACCACTATTAAACAAATATGGCAAAATCTTAAGATGTCCACATATAATCAGCACTACGGTTATGGTTGCATTACAGTTAAAGGAAGGTATTGTAGTCGAGGTCAGGAGAAAATTCTAGAGGAGCAGGAAATGGTTGAGATGATAGAGTGACACCTTGTGGCTGTTCTTCAGTAATGACACTTTACATGGATTTGAATAGTTTATTCGAGTGCTGGAATTTCGAAATACTCAGCCTGTTTAAAGGTAACTGTAATATTTCGAGTCCGTTTGACCAACTAATACTTCTGCCGTTTTTCACAGGTGAAAATGGAAGTAGCTGTACCAGAGGAACCTCAGAAGAAAATCTTCCGTGCAAGGAAAACAATGAAGATGAGTGATCGTCAGCAGCTCGAAACTCTCCACAACACCTTGACAACCACTTCTTCCAGCTCCACCTCTTACTCCTCACGACCCCAGACCCCACTGGTGAACGGCACCCACACCGAGAAAGATAAAGTAAAGGAGAACGACTTGAATCATAAAGAGACAGACTTGATGTCACCTGCCAATGATTCATCTCACTGTTCCCCTTCTCCATCTTTGTCTTTCTCTGTCTCCCGTTCTCCCTCTCCACCCAATACACAGACTACCTCACCCTCTCCTTCACTTAAGAAGAGTCCAGAAAAGGCGAGAGATGAGAAAACCAAGGAGATGAAAGGAAAAAATGAGAGCAAAGATGGCGAAAAGAATGAGGACCATATAATGGAAAAGAAAGAAGTGAGTTTCTCTTCCAAGCAAGGAATTCAAGGGTTTTGGCTTCCATTTAACTCAAAATATAGTTCAAATTATTCACTTTCAGGTTGTAACCAGTTAGTGTACCAATTAATGAGAAGAATGATATTGTTGTATCAACTTGCAATAATGCGCAGGTGAGGCAGGCAATGAGATTGCTTTAGGGTCTGTATTTTCTGTAGTTCAgttggtagagcatggcactagcaatgccaaggtcatgagTTGGATTCCCAGGGAACCTACAAACTAATAAAATGTTTTCCCTGAATGCACCTATTTTCTTTGGATAAATGCAACTGCCAAATTTATAAAAGAGTCCAGTTGTTTTCTTCTTAATAATTCGCATCCAACACCTATTACAGACGGCTTCATTCAATGCATGTCTTTAGGAATGTGTAATTTCAACACCACCTTGCTGGAATATTTATTGTTTTGAGCCCGATGTGAACTAGAGAAATCTTGTGGTAAGGGTCCCATCTTTTTAAGATAATCAAATAATTTCATCTTTTTTTCCCCCCTCCAGACTTCAGAGCATTCCAGTTCTCCAACAACACCCTTTGAAAAAGGAGACCTTAAAAATGCAGAGACTGAGAAAGTGCCCAGTGAGGAGATGGCTGCTATGGATATGGATGATGCTCTCATGGCCACACCCTCCATTGGTGACCGTTCAGAAGAGAAAAGGGAGAAAAGCAATAAAAGTTactcctctcctctctctgccTCTCCTTCTTCTGGGATAGAATGTGATCCCGAAGTTAAAGAGGGCTTTCTGTGCCTCAGTGAAGAGGATGAAATCCAGGCAGAGAAAGATGAAAAAGCAAGAAGTGAGGAGGAAAAGATGAATACAAATATTACGAAAGAGGTCCAAAAAGACGACAAAGGGACTTCGGAAAACATTGGAGGTGAGAACCACAAGAGACCCAACTGGTTTGTTAACAACTATTCAATATCTAATTGTTTGACAGTCAACTGCACAATGGAATGAGAATTAACAGAGAGGCCAAATCATGTTCACACTGGAGGATTTTGTGTCACGTAGTTGTAAAATGTGAGGATGCAAACGCAGTATTTTTGGAGAAGAAAATATCGATTTTCAAGAAATTAAGAGATCAACTGGCAGCTTGCGATTGACTGGTTGTGCATCTTTCATTTTGAGAGAATATTGAGTTACTTTACAATCTAATTGGTTAAGCTTACTCAATTGGTGTCTCATAATGATTGCTTGatcagtggagtggtggtggcgtagtggctaaagcacagggctgttaatcagaaggtctctggttcgaaccccacagccaccaccattgtgtccttgagcaagacacttaactccaggttgctccggggggattgtccctgtaataattgcactgtaagtcgctttggataaaagcgtctgccaaatgcataaatgtaaatgtaaatgatcaacTGATGATAGTAGCAGAGTTTCAATAGTTGCAGGCAATGCCTTTATGCCTAAACCCTTGTCCTGCCTCTGCTTTGGAGCAGACAACAGCACCCCTGCTGGTACAAAGAGATCTTTGTCACAAGAGAAAGATGATGATGACAAAGAAATCGAGGAGGAGAGAGATGGAAAACGAGCAAGGTTGGATGGTGAGGAGCTGGAGGCTCAGTTGGAGCTGAAAATTACAGCCAGTGCTGGGAGCCGACATAAACTGGAGAAGGTTTGTTATCTTTCTACCTAAACCTTAATATCTACAATGTTTGGAATGCTTCTGCCATGAGTATCACAGATAACGGCATGTTCCTCAATGTGTTGAAGCATGTAGGATATgtgtttacagtaaatatactacAAAATCTTACTTTTCAAAATCCAGAATGCACATCCCTACTGCATAGGACCTGCCAGACACTAAttcactttatttcttttccTATTAGATGGTGCAGCAGTTAGTAGAGGAACGGTTACGGGTGCTGCAGTTGACTGTATTTGACTGTAGCGTAAAAGAACTGAAGGAGAGAGTGGAGAAGATTGACAATGCAACCAAACAACAGAATGCTATGCAGCATATTAACACACTACAGGTGAGTGTTTAAGCTTAAACCTTAAAAAGAGAAACCGTGTTAGATAGAATTGTACAATAGTTAATACTTTTGTACACAGGGTAGTCTTCGAACACTTCCAGAATTGACTTTTCACTGTTGCGGTAATTATGCATTTGCTGCTTGAAACCACTAAAGGGCACTAACAATATAATTTCAGTAGATGGGAGCTGAACACAAAGCTCATTCTCGCAAGTAGCACTTTCGGTAAAAGGGTTGTTACATGTAAACAACTGCAAGACATGCCCGGCATAAGCTAGAGTGACTTGATGGTCAAATGTTGTGAAATGGGAGACACTTTTGTGATTTCAATGCAATTAGGGCTTAAttacacacaaaataacacattaaaaaatagACTTACTTAATCATGCCCTAGACAACActtggaataaaaatgtaatgtgggaGGATGTGTCTTCACGCTACTTTTAAACTTGACACTGTGTCCTAAAAACACAGTTTATGATGTGAAACTGAAAACCAGGGAGACACTACAACTAGAGTGAGACACTTCATATAGGCCAAGAGTTACAAAATAGTGCAGATGTACTACAAAAATGCATTGTGTGCAAACAAACAAGTGTGACACCAACTCCACATCAGACAGACTGAAAAACTCAAATGGATGACTTATGTTAAATCatatgaaaatgtaatattgacatctaaagccactttttgaaatTTCTATTCAATgatttactcgtctgccacaataatgtaatgccttTTTGAATTCTTTATTTCAGGTCTTTTCTCAGCAAATTGATTTGCGATGAATTAAtcgtaatttatttgattttaacattttaattgatggATCACCCTAAAACGTAGAATTTAATTTCAATGTATTACTCTTTAAACGCATTAAGTCCTACTCCTGAGTTTTAAATGCAGCCAAATAGTCGAACACTCGTGTGTTAAATTAAATTGTTCTTTGCAACcattgtggattttcttttttttcagttgCATAAAATTAATTGATTATATTCACTATTAAATGACTGGCCCTCAACTGGAATTTTTTTTCGCATTCTTTATGGTGCTTATAGATTTGAGAGAGTCAAGCAGTTGATATAATCAGCAAAGAAagtacaaaccaataaaatggcTTGCCAAAAATTCAGAGATGATTCTTGGTGAAAGATTGTTCTTGTGTAAATCCATTAGAACAGATGTTTGTCAATAAATAATAAGTAATGTTGTGAAATAGATTTAGGTAAATGTgtctataaaatgtataataatactacatttacattacatttacatttatgcatttggcagatgcttttctccaaagcgacttacagagacagtccccctggagcaacatggagttaagtgccttgctcaaggacacaatggtggtggctgtggagattgaaccaacaaccttctgattaccagttatgtgctttagcccactacgccaccaccactccatactcaATACTAGCCTACCTCACAACATGCTTAGTTTTAACTTAATGaaggtgcaaaaaacaaaaacattgttttgtgcTCACTGGCAGTGATTTTCACAAATGAGTCTCTTGTGTGTACCAGCTTACCTTGGTGGTCAAGGCCACTCTGGTTGACTTCCTGCTGTACAAATACCCTGCTCATAATCAAGTGCATCATACCGAAATCGGATCGTACCAGACACTTAACCTTAAAATACTGAATGAaacttctgatttttttttttttaggctaaGGTTGCACGGCTAGCCAAAAAGTTTGGTGCTGCTAATCAGGCCTCCGAGAACTCAAAGAGAGCTCAACAGGTAAGAGTGTGAACCAGTTCAGAAAATTTGGGAATAAAGACTGAAACAAGTCATTGGAATGGTCCTTAACCAAGCTTATAGTaaaatttttcagtttttaattgcagactaaatgtgattttaattttaaatgtaaagttgGCTCACTTCTAaggtaaaaatttgttttttctcACCTGTTTATCAGGCTCAGTCTGCCTCTGCTGCTCAGGCCACCAATGCAACTTACATGACCCAGGCTACACAGCAACGGTAAACACCACAGACTACCATTTTAATTTAGCTATCAATGAAAACTCTTGCCTCCTATATTTCAATTGGTAACCCACACCTACTGTTAATGTGAGGCACCTCTCTGCAAATGTATAAAGTgagagtaaataatatttgaaatgatttaaatattatttgcgctaattttatttgtattatttatatgaaatattatgaaatactctttattttataattaaacacACCATTCTGTTGTTATAATTTATAATGCTCCCCCACCTTTCCTGTTCTTTCATAGCAATGTAAAATCTACAATGGATCCCAAACTGTCTAGTCCACCAACAAGTTCTGCTAATTCCACTGGTGAGCTTTCAAAAAGTGGTTGATAGATCTCATTGTTAATTCTAGTACTTATTCAACTTAAAGCATTTGTGAGTTAATTgagtaaagtaatttttttctttccCCAGCAATCCCAGCCCAGCCTAAACCTCTGTCCACTTCGACTACGCCAACCTCCTCTGCACTAGCTTCCCCCACCCCTATTTTACAGATCATCTCCACAACAACAAGCTCTACTCCCTCATCCACTTCTCTGCCTGGACAGTCTCAGACAGGCACTCTCCTGATAAAGACTGGTCCCAATACAGGGGTCATGACTAGTACCCCAGTAACATCAGGGGGCCAGTCAGTGTCTATTCAGCCTCTTTTAATTCAGCTGCCTTTAGCAATGGCAAATGGGCAAAATGGGGCATTAGTCAATGCTGCTGGTGGTGTTGGTTTAATACCAGTGTCGTCCTTATCTACAGTTAGTAGCATCAATAAGGCAAAGACGACTACTCCTGCTACCACTTTCATTATACAAAAACAAGCAGGCACTCTTACTCCGTCTTCCTCTACACTGGTGACATCGTCAGGACCAGCAATGTCGTTAGCAAGAGCAGTGTATCCAGGTGGCACAGGGACTGTTAGTTCACCCAGTACAGGGATATCTGTGACAACAGCCCGAACACCTATACAGTGTGCTGCTGTTGTGGGAGTATCTACAGCTGCCTCTTCTCCAGGAACCACAGGGCCCGCAGCAACAGGATCAGCAGCTGCTGCAGCAGGTCCACCATCAGCCTCTGCACTGGCCTCAAAGACAGGTATGACAGTATGTCTTTACCTAAATACAAAATCAAATTCAGATTTAGTGATAAGTGCAAGATTTAATTTCCTGCTGTACACTTTTTGTCGGTTCGCCTGTTCAAAggatacatgaaaataaatacatgaagTGTAATACCTTACGTTAATACCTTAATTTTAATTctcacattgtttttatttgaggttacatttcataatatattttatttttttattatgtatttaatagtgtttctttaaattatttgtatagaaataaataaacttgtgtaattatacttctcacaattttattttttaatgttacatttctaaatagaaataattgttttaataattttaagtatttcttaaattcatttagtttttttttatgtatatttataaacTGTTATCCAATTATAATTgatttactttatattttaaatagataaTCAGGCTTCAACAAGCAAAACACCTCAGGTAAGCATATCTTGTAAACAATGAGAAGTTTAATAGCTGTATTATTACATTGTAAATACctaaaatttgatttattttttatgaaagcagttttatacaacatttttcatttaatcATAACTTATTGTCTCTCTATACAGCCTGGGCGTCCCAAAGGTTCTGTGATAGATCTaactgaagatgatgatgatgttcaagGTACAACACAACTGATTTTCATCCTTCAGTCTTCCTCTGCCTTAATCTATTCTAAAAAGCCATTCTAGTTTCTCTGAATAAACCAACTTTAAATTTACCTCCAAAATGAACTTGCTTTCCTGGATAGGATTGCCTAAACCTTGTCCTGAGCATTTTCCCTTTCTTTGTCACTATTGATGTCCGTGGTTTGTTTCCTCATACCTTCTCTCTTTGTGGGTGCTGTGCAGTGACAGGAGTCCAGAAGGCCACTGTTTCCCCTCTCGGTACCCAGCGTGCACAAGGGCCACCTCCTTTAGTCAGCCCCACACCTAATGCTGGTGAGTGACCCACTCAAGTAGTCTTTTTCTTATTTCCTTgtgttttccttgtttgtttatttttggtcttccctctctctcctctctttttctTAATTTGATATAtgcttatgtttttttgtttttatttatctgttGCTGCTTAAAGGAAAAGCTCACCCCCcaaaaaattgtctcatcatttacttgcccttatGACGCCTCAAACATGTAcaacttttctttcttctgtggaacataaataaAGATATAATTGGTGCTGATCTATTCTGGTATTACTCACCATCTGCACAAAAGAGTTCTTGTTTTAAAGCATAGATTCTTATTTTTACAATGAATATTGCTGATCTAAATAATTCTCAAATACTGTTTTTAAATTTGCGGATAAATTAGAACTGttcaatttttttaaaacaaattgcgATCACAACAATCATATTTAGAACCAGTAAAAAATATCAAATGGATCACacagccatgtgttatatatcttTGGAAAGGCCTTGATTAGTAGAATACAACATGCAAATTTGTTTCACTTGGAGACCAAACTACAGCAAGTAG
This DNA window, taken from Xyrauchen texanus isolate HMW12.3.18 chromosome 5, RBS_HiC_50CHRs, whole genome shotgun sequence, encodes the following:
- the LOC127644265 gene encoding activating transcription factor 7-interacting protein 1-like, which codes for MEVAVPEEPQKKIFRARKTMKMSDRQQLETLHNTLTTTSSSSTSYSSRPQTPLVNGTHTEKDKTTSPSPSLKKSPEKARDEKTKEMKGKNESKDGEKNEDHIMEKKETSEHSSSPTTPFEKGDLKNAETEKVPSEEMAAMDMDDALMATPSIGDRSEEKREKSNKSYSSPLSASPSSGIECDPEVKEGFLCLSEEDEIQAEKDEKARSEEEKMNTNITKEVQKDDKGTSENIGDNSTPAGTKRSLSQEKDDDDKEIEEERDGKRARLDGEELEAQLELKITASAGSRHKLEKMVQQLVEERLRVLQLTVFDCSVKELKERVEKIDNATKQQNAMQHINTLQAKVARLAKKFGAANQASENSKRAQQAQSASAAQATNATYMTQATQQRNVKSTMDPKLSSPPTSSANSTAIPAQPKPLSTSTTPTSSALASPTPILQIISTTTSSTPSSTSLPGQSQTGTLLIKTGPNTGVMTSTPVTSGGQSVSIQPLLIQLPLAMANGQNGALVNAAGGVGLIPVSSLSTVSSINKAKTTTPATTFIIQKQAGTLTPSSSTLVTSSGPAMSLARAVYPGGTGTVSSPSTGISVTTARTPIQCAAVVGVSTAASSPGTTGPAATGSAAAAAGPPSASALASKTDNQASTSKTPQPGRPKGSVIDLTEDDDDVQVTGVQKATVSPLGTQRAQGPPPLVSPTPNAGVRTAQRSTVDSPSLSRPNSSSASLPPLPLAPSPPARLPPEASHTSPPQQPQLKLARVQSQNGIVLSWCVAETDRNCAAVDTYHLYAYHQDHQGTVASTGATSLWKKIGEVKALPLPMACTLTQFVSGSTYYFAVRAKDVYGRFGPFCEPQCTDVINPASS